Proteins encoded together in one Streptomyces umbrinus window:
- a CDS encoding cytochrome P450 family protein gives MSEQGSIVIDPSGRDIHGEATRIRERGPVTRVELPDGVEAWAVSSTDLLKKLLTDPRVSKDPRQHWPLWINGEISPEWPLFTWVAVQNMFTAYGGEHKRLRTLVAKAFTARRTAALQPRVEEITKSLLDRIDEAGRRSEVVDLREELCYPLPIQVISELFGLPEEKGAELRAVVDGIFNTAATPEEVTDIYTRLYAALGELVAAKRESPGDDLTSALIAARDDEGDTRLSEQELLDTLVLMISAGHETTVNLIDNAIHALLTHPDQLAHVRAGRATWDDVIEETLRVQAPVASLPLRYAVEDLAVGELGGPEGVVIAKGEAILAAYAAAGRNPVDHGVDADRFDVTRLGKEHLAFGHGVHFCLGAPLGRMEARIALPALFERYPDLELAVPDQDLAPVASFISNGHRSLPVRLNPAG, from the coding sequence ATGTCAGAGCAGGGCTCCATCGTCATCGACCCGTCCGGTCGCGACATCCACGGCGAGGCGACACGGATACGGGAGCGCGGTCCGGTGACCCGAGTCGAGCTCCCCGACGGTGTGGAGGCCTGGGCGGTCAGCAGTACGGACCTGCTGAAGAAGCTGCTCACCGACCCACGGGTCTCGAAGGACCCGCGTCAGCACTGGCCGCTGTGGATCAACGGGGAGATCTCCCCGGAGTGGCCGCTGTTCACCTGGGTCGCCGTGCAGAACATGTTCACGGCGTACGGCGGAGAGCACAAACGCCTGCGGACCCTGGTGGCGAAGGCGTTCACCGCCCGCCGGACGGCCGCGCTCCAGCCGCGTGTCGAGGAGATCACCAAGTCCCTGCTCGACCGTATCGACGAGGCCGGGCGGCGGAGCGAGGTCGTCGATCTGCGCGAGGAGCTCTGCTATCCGCTGCCGATCCAGGTGATCAGCGAGCTGTTCGGACTGCCCGAGGAGAAGGGCGCGGAGCTGCGGGCCGTCGTGGACGGCATCTTCAACACCGCCGCCACGCCGGAGGAGGTCACGGACATCTATACGAGGCTGTACGCGGCCCTCGGCGAACTCGTCGCGGCCAAGCGGGAGTCGCCCGGCGACGACCTCACCTCCGCGCTCATCGCCGCGCGTGACGACGAGGGTGACACGCGGCTGAGCGAGCAGGAGCTGCTCGACACGCTGGTGTTGATGATCAGCGCGGGGCATGAGACGACGGTCAATCTCATCGACAACGCGATTCACGCTCTGCTGACCCATCCCGACCAGCTGGCGCACGTCCGGGCGGGGCGTGCCACGTGGGACGACGTGATCGAGGAGACCCTGCGGGTGCAGGCGCCGGTGGCCAGCCTGCCGTTGCGGTACGCCGTGGAGGACCTGGCGGTCGGTGAACTGGGCGGGCCCGAAGGTGTGGTGATCGCCAAGGGTGAGGCGATCCTCGCGGCGTACGCCGCCGCCGGGCGTAACCCCGTCGACCACGGGGTGGACGCCGACCGGTTCGACGTCACGCGCCTCGGCAAGGAGCACCTGGCCTTCGGCCATGGCGTCCACTTCTGCCTCGGCGCGCCGCTGGGCCGCATGGAGGCCCGCATCGCGCTCCCTGCCCTCTTCGAGCGCTACCCCGACCTCGAACTGGCCGTTCCTGACCAGGACTTGGCTCCGGTGGCCTCCTTCATCTCCAACGGTCACCGCTCCCTGCCGGTACGGCTGAACCCGGCCGGGTGA
- a CDS encoding glycoside hydrolase family 35 protein yields MSALTTSSDGFLLHGEPFRIISGAMHYFRIHPDQWTDRLRKARLMGLNTVETYVPWNLHQPEPGTLVLDGFLDLPRFLRLARSEGLHVLLRPGPYICAEWDGGGLPSWLTTDPDIRLRSSDPRFTDALDRYLDLLLPPIVPQLAANGGPVIAVQVENEYGAYGDDTAYLEHLAQSLRSRGIDELLFTCDQANPEHLAAGSLPGVLSTGTFGSRVESSLQQLRAHQPEGPLMCAEFWIGWFDHWGEPHHVRDADDAAADLDRLLTAGASVNIYMFHGGTNFAFTNGANHDHAYEPIVTSYDYDAALTESGDPGPKYHAFREVIARHAPVPDEPVPAPSRKLPLTTVELDRRAALLPHATALAKPVRVDADPVTAEELGLRSGYVLYRTTVPVHGDGLLHFSGGVGDRAQVFVDGAPVGVLERERHEEALPVRVPRAGASLDVLVENMGGVNYGPRIGAPKGLLGPVTFKGTALQGWDCHPLSLDNLGAVPFAPASEAPSDAGPAFHHGTFEVHAPADTFLSLPGWTKGQAWVNGFHLGRYWNRGPQRTLYVPAPVLRRGTNELVLLELQATTGPRALLTDTPDLGPVKP; encoded by the coding sequence ATGTCCGCTCTGACGACGTCGTCCGACGGTTTCCTCCTCCACGGCGAGCCGTTCCGCATCATCTCCGGCGCGATGCACTACTTCCGCATCCACCCCGACCAGTGGACCGACCGGCTCCGCAAGGCCCGTCTGATGGGGCTCAACACGGTGGAGACGTACGTACCGTGGAACCTCCACCAGCCGGAGCCCGGCACCCTCGTCCTCGACGGCTTCCTCGACCTGCCGCGCTTTCTGCGCCTCGCCCGCTCCGAGGGACTGCACGTCCTGCTGCGCCCCGGCCCGTACATCTGCGCCGAGTGGGACGGCGGCGGCCTGCCCTCGTGGCTGACCACCGACCCCGACATCCGGCTGCGCTCCAGCGACCCCCGCTTCACGGACGCGCTCGACCGCTACCTCGACCTGCTGCTGCCCCCGATCGTGCCCCAACTGGCCGCGAACGGCGGCCCGGTGATCGCCGTACAGGTGGAGAACGAGTACGGGGCGTACGGCGACGACACCGCGTATCTCGAACACCTCGCCCAGTCCCTGCGCTCGCGCGGCATCGACGAACTCCTCTTCACCTGCGACCAGGCCAACCCCGAGCACCTGGCGGCCGGCAGCCTGCCCGGTGTCCTCAGCACCGGCACCTTCGGCAGCAGAGTCGAGTCCTCCCTGCAGCAGCTGCGCGCACACCAGCCCGAAGGGCCCCTGATGTGCGCGGAGTTCTGGATCGGCTGGTTCGACCACTGGGGCGAGCCGCACCATGTGAGGGATGCCGATGACGCCGCCGCCGATCTCGACCGGCTGCTCACGGCGGGCGCGTCCGTGAACATCTACATGTTCCACGGCGGCACCAACTTCGCCTTCACCAACGGCGCGAACCACGACCACGCGTACGAGCCGATCGTGACCTCGTACGACTACGACGCCGCCCTCACCGAGTCCGGCGACCCCGGCCCCAAATACCACGCCTTCCGCGAGGTGATCGCCCGCCACGCCCCCGTCCCCGACGAGCCGGTCCCGGCACCTTCCCGCAAACTCCCGCTCACCACAGTGGAGTTGGACCGCCGGGCCGCGCTGCTCCCGCACGCGACCGCCCTGGCCAAGCCCGTACGTGTCGACGCGGACCCGGTGACCGCGGAGGAGCTGGGCCTGCGGTCGGGTTACGTCCTCTACCGCACCACGGTCCCGGTCCACGGTGACGGACTCCTGCACTTCTCGGGCGGCGTCGGCGACCGCGCCCAGGTCTTCGTGGACGGCGCCCCCGTCGGCGTACTCGAACGTGAACGCCACGAGGAGGCCCTGCCCGTGCGCGTTCCGCGGGCCGGCGCCTCGCTCGACGTGCTCGTGGAGAACATGGGCGGCGTCAACTACGGCCCGCGCATCGGTGCGCCGAAGGGGCTGCTCGGCCCGGTCACCTTCAAGGGCACGGCCCTGCAGGGTTGGGACTGCCATCCGCTGTCCCTGGACAACCTGGGCGCGGTGCCCTTCGCCCCGGCGTCCGAAGCGCCCTCGGACGCCGGTCCCGCCTTCCACCACGGCACCTTCGAGGTCCACGCACCCGCCGACACGTTCCTCTCCCTGCCCGGCTGGACCAAGGGCCAGGCCTGGGTCAACGGCTTCCACCTCGGCCGCTACTGGAACCGCGGCCCGCAGCGCACGCTGTACGTCCCGGCACCCGTACTGCGCCGCGGCACCAACGAACTGGTCCTGCTGGAGCTCCAGGCCACGACCGGCCCGCGCGCGCTGCTCACCGACACGCCCGACCTCGGCCCGGTGAAGCCCTGA
- a CDS encoding beta-galactosidase has translation MPHHLRVPAPAAPPLAGHLPFTDATGVPDPIEVTSRYLTRGGRPWFPVSGEFHYTRYPAREWEEELLKMKAGGVTAVASYVIWIHHEEAEGRIRFDGDRDLRRFAELCGRHGLDFIPRIGPWSHAEVRNGGLPDWLLARACTPRTDDPAYLAPVRTWFEAIAGQLRGLDRAHGGPIVAIQIENELYDRPGHLLTLKRMAQEAGLSAPLWTSTAWGGVQLPPDELLPLYGGYPETFWTEADGGWPDTCRKHFFFTHQRDDEGIGADLRPTVVRGGDPASTDRFPWATCELGGGMAVAYHRRPYVDTADVGALGLTKIGCGSVWQGYYMFHGGTNPPGELTPLQESHATGYPNDLPVLTYDFQAPLGEYGQYRPSYDALRLQHLMLADFGHLIAPMESVLPERGPAGQYDRETLRWAVRADGQSGFLFVNNHQPHEPLPDHPDTQFTVEFPDAGELTFPSTPVTVHQGAYFCWPLRLDVAGLRLDWATAQPVCTVDADGRTVLVLAAVDGIAPELALDASTLRSVYAPTRRVSSAGGRVLITGLRPGTDALVEVVTTDGNRVGLLVLDAATARTAYRGVAWGAERLVLCADGVVFDEQAGDGRGQGDGQGDGQEDGQGRGEVRVHSRLAGEPSFAVLPAPERAPVVTEASGVGVTGAVVREAADGVLTRYTVQGGGLHTVVEASATLIRAATGPAPEPVTGVLGRASAPADKYFDTAAAAEYAVALPDGLPIPGTLLRVHWTGDVARAYVGDTLVADQFAAGRVWDIALDRLPADALREEGLRLRVLPRHADARVYVAAEAGGTGGAETSGDGEAVVAETSGDGEAVVARTSGDGEAVAARTSGDGGAVAARIGRVEWVTGRTWVMRAG, from the coding sequence ATGCCCCACCACTTGCGCGTTCCCGCGCCCGCCGCACCCCCGTTAGCAGGCCATCTCCCCTTCACCGACGCCACCGGCGTCCCCGACCCGATCGAGGTCACCAGCCGCTACCTCACCCGCGGGGGCCGCCCCTGGTTCCCGGTCTCCGGCGAGTTCCACTACACCCGTTACCCGGCCCGGGAATGGGAGGAGGAACTCCTGAAGATGAAGGCGGGCGGGGTGACCGCCGTCGCCAGCTACGTCATCTGGATCCACCACGAGGAGGCCGAGGGCCGCATCCGCTTCGACGGCGACAGGGACCTGCGGCGTTTCGCCGAACTCTGTGGCCGCCACGGGCTGGACTTCATCCCTCGTATCGGTCCCTGGTCCCACGCGGAGGTGCGCAACGGCGGCCTCCCCGACTGGCTGCTCGCCCGCGCCTGCACCCCGCGCACGGACGATCCGGCCTACCTGGCCCCCGTACGCACCTGGTTCGAGGCGATCGCCGGGCAGCTGCGCGGGCTCGACCGCGCGCACGGCGGCCCGATCGTCGCGATCCAGATCGAGAACGAGCTCTACGACCGGCCCGGCCATCTGCTGACGCTGAAGCGCATGGCACAGGAGGCCGGGCTGAGCGCTCCGCTCTGGACGTCGACGGCGTGGGGCGGGGTCCAGCTCCCGCCCGACGAACTGCTTCCGCTCTACGGCGGCTACCCCGAGACCTTCTGGACGGAGGCGGACGGCGGCTGGCCCGACACCTGCCGCAAGCACTTCTTCTTCACCCACCAGCGCGACGACGAGGGCATCGGCGCGGACCTGCGGCCGACCGTCGTACGCGGTGGCGATCCTGCGTCCACGGACCGATTCCCGTGGGCCACCTGCGAGTTGGGCGGCGGAATGGCGGTCGCCTATCACCGCCGCCCGTACGTCGACACGGCCGACGTGGGCGCCCTCGGCCTCACCAAGATCGGCTGCGGCTCGGTGTGGCAGGGCTACTACATGTTCCACGGCGGTACGAATCCGCCGGGCGAGCTGACGCCCCTTCAGGAGTCCCACGCCACCGGCTATCCCAACGACCTGCCGGTCCTCACGTACGACTTCCAGGCCCCGCTGGGGGAGTACGGCCAGTACCGGCCCTCGTACGACGCACTCCGGCTCCAGCACCTGATGCTGGCCGACTTCGGTCATCTGATCGCGCCCATGGAGTCCGTGCTTCCCGAGCGGGGGCCGGCCGGGCAGTACGACCGGGAGACGCTCCGGTGGGCGGTCCGCGCGGACGGGCAGTCCGGGTTCCTCTTCGTCAACAACCATCAGCCGCACGAACCGCTGCCGGACCATCCGGACACGCAGTTCACGGTGGAGTTCCCGGACGCCGGTGAACTGACGTTTCCGAGCACACCGGTGACGGTCCATCAAGGAGCCTATTTCTGCTGGCCGTTACGGCTCGACGTGGCCGGACTGCGGCTCGACTGGGCCACCGCCCAGCCCGTCTGCACGGTCGACGCGGACGGTCGTACGGTCCTGGTGCTGGCCGCCGTCGACGGGATCGCCCCCGAACTCGCCCTGGACGCAAGCACGTTGAGGTCGGTCTACGCGCCGACGCGGCGGGTCTCCTCGGCCGGCGGCCGCGTCCTGATCACCGGGCTGCGGCCCGGCACCGACGCCCTCGTCGAGGTCGTCACGACGGACGGCAACCGGGTGGGCCTCCTGGTCCTGGACGCGGCGACGGCCCGTACCGCCTACCGGGGTGTCGCCTGGGGAGCGGAGCGGCTGGTGCTCTGCGCCGATGGTGTCGTCTTCGACGAGCAGGCGGGGGACGGCCGAGGGCAGGGAGATGGGCAGGGAGATGGGCAGGAGGATGGTCAGGGGCGGGGCGAGGTGCGGGTGCACAGCCGGCTGGCCGGGGAACCGTCGTTCGCGGTGCTGCCTGCGCCGGAGCGGGCGCCGGTGGTGACGGAGGCGAGTGGGGTGGGGGTGACCGGGGCCGTTGTTCGGGAGGCGGCGGACGGGGTGCTCACGCGCTACACCGTGCAGGGCGGCGGCCTCCACACCGTCGTGGAGGCGTCGGCCACGCTGATCCGGGCCGCCACGGGACCGGCGCCCGAGCCGGTGACGGGCGTCCTGGGCCGGGCGAGCGCGCCGGCGGACAAGTACTTCGACACGGCGGCGGCCGCCGAGTACGCCGTCGCCCTGCCGGACGGTCTTCCGATCCCGGGCACCCTCCTGCGCGTCCACTGGACCGGAGACGTGGCGCGGGCGTACGTGGGGGACACGCTCGTGGCGGACCAGTTCGCCGCGGGGCGGGTCTGGGACATCGCCCTGGACCGCCTCCCCGCGGACGCCCTTCGCGAGGAGGGCCTGCGGCTGCGGGTCCTGCCCCGGCACGCGGACGCCCGGGTGTACGTGGCGGCGGAGGCGGGCGGCACTGGGGGAGCGGAGACGAGCGGAGACGGGGAAGCGGTGGTGGCGGAGACGAGCGGAGACGGGGAAGCGGTGGTGGCGCGGACGAGCGGAGACGGGGAAGCGGTGGCGGCGCGGACGAGCGGGGACGGGGGAGCGGTGGCGGCGCGGATCGGGCGTGTCGAGTGGGTGACGGGCCGCACGTGGGTGATGCGCGCGGGCTGA
- a CDS encoding LacI family DNA-binding transcriptional regulator, which translates to MTRSAGDGAPPQGPPKGRSRRNFAGARPVMDDVARLAGVSKQTVSRVLNDNPSVRPETREAVRTAMRTLGYRPSRSARSLASGRTRMLGVISFDAARFGPASILTAINTAAQEAGYLVSSIALDTADRATVVRAVDTLSAEGADGVIAIAPQRWVGRALAEAQLDTPLMVLENDLGKDASFVTADNRAGARKATEHLLALGHTTVWHIAGPTGWLSADRRVEAWRATLEAAGAEVPEPLIGDWSADSGYELGRRLAARPEVTAIFASNDQMALGLLRALYEAGRRVPDDVSVVGYDDIPEAAHLLPPLTTVRTDFPEIGTRSLHLLLSQLDGPPEPAVGRVVPVELIVRRSTGPAPGR; encoded by the coding sequence ATGACCCGAAGTGCCGGTGACGGCGCGCCGCCCCAAGGCCCTCCCAAGGGTCGCAGCCGACGCAACTTCGCGGGGGCGCGGCCGGTGATGGACGACGTGGCGCGCCTGGCCGGTGTCTCCAAGCAGACCGTCTCCCGCGTACTGAACGACAACCCGTCCGTCCGCCCCGAGACCCGCGAGGCGGTCCGGACGGCCATGCGTACGCTCGGCTACCGCCCGAGCCGCAGCGCACGCTCCCTGGCGAGCGGCAGGACGCGCATGCTGGGCGTGATCTCCTTCGACGCGGCGCGGTTCGGTCCCGCCTCGATCTTGACCGCGATCAACACGGCGGCCCAGGAGGCCGGTTACCTGGTAAGTTCCATCGCTCTGGACACGGCGGACCGGGCCACCGTCGTACGGGCCGTGGACACGCTGTCGGCCGAGGGCGCGGACGGTGTGATAGCCATCGCCCCGCAGCGCTGGGTGGGCAGGGCGCTGGCGGAGGCACAGCTGGACACCCCGCTGATGGTGCTGGAGAACGACCTGGGCAAGGACGCGTCCTTCGTCACGGCGGACAACCGGGCGGGCGCGCGCAAGGCCACGGAACACCTGCTGGCGCTGGGCCACACGACGGTCTGGCACATCGCGGGCCCCACGGGCTGGCTGTCGGCGGACAGAAGGGTGGAGGCATGGCGGGCCACGCTGGAGGCGGCGGGGGCCGAGGTCCCCGAGCCCCTCATCGGTGACTGGAGCGCCGACTCGGGCTACGAACTGGGCCGCCGACTGGCTGCCCGGCCCGAGGTCACGGCGATCTTCGCCTCCAACGACCAGATGGCGCTGGGCCTGCTGCGGGCCCTGTATGAGGCGGGACGCCGCGTCCCCGACGATGTCAGCGTCGTCGGCTACGACGACATCCCCGAGGCCGCGCACCTGCTGCCTCCGCTGACCACGGTCCGCACCGACTTCCCCGAGATCGGCACCCGTTCCCTGCACCTGCTCCTGTCCCAGCTGGACGGCCCGCCCGAACCGGCCGTCGGCCGCGTCGTACCGGTCGAACTGATCGTCCGGAGGAGTACGGGACCGGCGCCGGGCCGTTGA
- a CDS encoding GTP-binding protein translates to MGSAPASEDSPAGGVYLPSGVQTAVKVLIVGHFAVGKTTFVGALSEIRPLRTEEVMTQAGALVDDLAGTKDKTTTTVALDFGRLTLNDSLVLYLFGTPGQQRFTELWQDMTRGALGALVLADTRRLGQSFDVMGVLEELGLPYAVALNDFDDASAEHDLEEVREALDLLPETPLVRCDARDRISSTHALIALVEYLLTRNAGSADDSAGTVGSAGDSELEHA, encoded by the coding sequence ATGGGCTCCGCGCCCGCCTCTGAAGACAGCCCCGCCGGGGGCGTCTACCTGCCGAGCGGTGTGCAGACCGCCGTCAAGGTCCTGATCGTGGGGCACTTCGCGGTCGGCAAGACCACCTTCGTCGGCGCGCTGTCCGAGATCCGGCCGCTGCGCACGGAGGAGGTCATGACCCAGGCCGGCGCGCTCGTCGACGACCTCGCGGGCACGAAGGACAAGACGACCACCACCGTCGCCCTCGACTTCGGCCGCCTCACCCTCAACGACTCCCTCGTGCTGTACCTCTTCGGCACCCCCGGCCAGCAGCGCTTCACCGAGCTGTGGCAGGACATGACCCGCGGCGCGCTCGGCGCGCTCGTCCTCGCCGACACGCGCCGCCTCGGCCAGTCCTTCGACGTCATGGGCGTCCTGGAGGAACTGGGCCTGCCGTACGCCGTCGCCCTCAACGACTTCGACGACGCCTCCGCCGAGCACGACCTGGAAGAGGTCCGCGAGGCCCTCGACCTGCTCCCCGAAACACCCCTCGTACGGTGCGACGCCCGCGACCGGATCTCCTCCACGCACGCGCTGATCGCCCTCGTCGAGTACCTCCTCACCCGCAATGCCGGCAGCGCCGACGACAGTGCCGGTACTGTCGGCAGCGCCGGCGACAGTGAACTGGAGCACGCGTGA
- a CDS encoding DUF742 domain-containing protein — MTPPRRPGGKLVRPYVVTDGRSHPTRNTLDLVTLLIAADDLPLTGLSPEKRALMELCRPGALSVAEVAGHLALPVSVTKVLIADLMDSGHVVTRAPIPSARPSEARILQEVLDGLRARL, encoded by the coding sequence ATGACACCGCCCAGGCGTCCCGGAGGGAAGCTGGTGCGGCCGTACGTCGTCACCGACGGCCGCTCCCACCCGACCCGCAACACCCTGGACCTGGTCACGCTGCTGATCGCCGCCGACGATCTGCCGCTGACCGGACTGAGCCCGGAGAAGCGGGCGTTGATGGAGCTGTGCCGGCCCGGCGCGCTGTCCGTCGCCGAGGTGGCCGGACATCTGGCGCTGCCGGTCAGCGTCACCAAGGTGCTGATCGCCGACCTCATGGACAGCGGCCACGTCGTCACCCGCGCCCCCATCCCGTCCGCCCGGCCGTCCGAGGCCCGCATCCTCCAGGAGGTCCTCGATGGGCTCCGCGCCCGCCTCTGA
- a CDS encoding roadblock/LC7 domain-containing protein has protein sequence MIEPTTNNELGWMLDEVLKVPEARHAILLSADGMLRAHSADIGRDDAERLAAGLSGVQSISRSTAEFCGSPHTPWRQTLIEFAHGYVFLVAAGEGAYLAVSTTEHVDMEAVTYRMHKLVDRLGKELTSPARRDAGSPA, from the coding sequence ATGATCGAGCCCACCACGAACAACGAGTTGGGCTGGATGCTCGATGAGGTCCTGAAGGTCCCCGAGGCGCGGCACGCGATCCTGCTCTCGGCCGACGGCATGCTCCGCGCCCACTCCGCGGACATCGGCAGGGACGACGCCGAACGGCTCGCCGCGGGGCTCTCCGGCGTCCAGTCGATCAGCCGCAGCACCGCCGAGTTCTGCGGCAGCCCGCACACCCCCTGGCGGCAGACCCTGATCGAGTTCGCGCACGGCTACGTCTTCCTCGTGGCCGCCGGCGAGGGCGCCTACCTCGCGGTGTCCACCACCGAGCACGTGGACATGGAGGCCGTCACGTACCGCATGCACAAGCTCGTCGACCGGCTCGGCAAGGAACTGACCAGCCCGGCGCGGCGGGACGCCGGCAGCCCGGCATGA
- a CDS encoding cytochrome P450: MYGPEFAADPGALYGKLRAHGNTAPVELAPGVRATLVTGYEAALHVLRSPETFSKDPRRWRDLADGTVAPDSPVVPMMMYRPNALFTDGEEHRRLRGAITDSLARVEPNTLRGYVERSADTLIDLIAPRGEADLLGEYAQVLPLLVFNRLFGCPPDLGERLVEGMSGIFDGVDAEKANELLTVTLLDLIALKRARPGQDMTSWMMAHPAALTDEEMIHELVVLMGAGTEPQQNLISNGLRLLLSDDRFAGSLGGGSLPVEDALDEVLWTDPPMANYAVHYPVRDVVYEGTLLRAGDPVVISLAAANTDPALTNDQRAGNRAHLAWSAGPHNCPAQSPARLIAAVAVEKLLDRLPDVELAVPVGELEWRPGPFHRALASLPVRFPVAPVSGETVAGREGGRPALPAFAGQPEAPAPPPVRPEGAWARLRAWWRGE, translated from the coding sequence ATGTACGGCCCCGAGTTCGCCGCCGACCCTGGTGCCCTCTACGGGAAGCTGCGGGCGCACGGCAACACCGCGCCCGTCGAACTCGCGCCCGGCGTGCGCGCCACCCTCGTCACCGGGTACGAGGCCGCGCTGCACGTCCTGCGCAGCCCGGAGACCTTCTCCAAGGACCCGCGCCGCTGGCGCGACCTGGCCGACGGCACGGTCGCGCCGGACAGCCCGGTCGTGCCGATGATGATGTACCGGCCGAACGCGCTGTTCACCGACGGCGAGGAGCACCGCAGGCTCCGCGGCGCCATCACCGACAGCCTGGCCCGCGTCGAGCCCAACACCCTGCGCGGATACGTCGAGCGCAGCGCCGACACGCTGATCGACCTGATCGCGCCGCGCGGCGAGGCGGACCTGCTCGGTGAGTACGCCCAGGTCTTGCCGCTGCTCGTCTTCAACCGGCTCTTCGGGTGCCCGCCCGACCTCGGTGAGCGGCTGGTCGAGGGCATGTCCGGGATCTTCGACGGCGTGGACGCGGAGAAGGCCAACGAGCTGCTCACCGTGACCCTGCTCGACCTCATCGCGCTCAAGCGGGCCCGGCCGGGGCAGGACATGACGTCCTGGATGATGGCCCACCCGGCCGCCCTCACCGACGAGGAGATGATCCACGAGCTCGTCGTCCTCATGGGCGCGGGCACCGAGCCCCAGCAGAACCTGATCTCCAACGGTCTGCGGCTGCTGCTCTCCGACGACCGGTTCGCGGGCAGCCTCGGCGGTGGGAGCCTGCCGGTGGAGGATGCTCTCGACGAGGTCCTGTGGACCGATCCGCCGATGGCCAACTACGCGGTGCACTATCCGGTTCGGGACGTCGTGTACGAGGGGACGCTGCTGCGGGCCGGTGATCCGGTCGTCATCAGTCTCGCGGCCGCGAACACGGATCCGGCGCTGACGAATGATCAGCGTGCGGGGAATCGCGCCCACCTGGCGTGGAGCGCCGGGCCGCACAACTGCCCCGCGCAGAGCCCTGCCCGGTTGATCGCGGCGGTGGCGGTCGAGAAGCTGCTCGACCGGTTGCCTGATGTGGAGCTCGCGGTGCCGGTGGGGGAGCTGGAGTGGCGGCCGGGGCCGTTCCACCGGGCGTTGGCTTCGTTGCCTGTGCGGTTTCCTGTGGCGCCGGTCAGTGGGGAGACGGTGGCTGGTCGGGAGGGTGGGCGGCCCGCACTGCCCGCGTTCGCCGGGCAGCCGGAGGCGCCGGCGCCCCCGCCAGTCCGCCCGGAGGGCGCGTGGGCGCGGCTGCGGGCGTGGTGGCGGGGGGAGTAG
- a CDS encoding MFS transporter, whose translation MFSRAEVVASCVGFVLIGALQALYGPAIPAFREEFGLSPSAAGLGLSAHFVGGVAGVLLFDRLYGRLGNRQILGASYLLMGVGAAGFALAPNWPLALAAALLAGLGFGGIDYGLNQLFAVGFGHRSTAMLNILNAHFGIGAILGPAVIGLIGSEHYPAVFLVFAAANLPLLLCLRGVRDHVPHPATGEPAGERGGRRVLGRSLGSVLAVFVTLYVLHVGIEAGVGGWEPTHLETVGYGAGAAATATSVYWLMMTVGRFLVAPVALRYSAQTIITVSCAGMTVCLLLAAVPGLAPYAYAGVGLFIAPIFPTGLPWLNRAAPKARRAGAVVIAASMVGGVAAGPALGKAIEWSGVRAVPLLLCAVSALCLTATVWLIRATRPVDADVG comes from the coding sequence GTGTTCAGCCGGGCGGAGGTCGTCGCCTCCTGTGTCGGCTTCGTCCTCATCGGTGCGCTCCAGGCGCTGTACGGTCCCGCGATCCCCGCCTTCCGCGAGGAGTTCGGGCTTTCGCCCTCGGCCGCCGGACTGGGGCTGAGCGCCCACTTCGTCGGCGGGGTCGCGGGGGTCCTCCTCTTCGACCGGCTGTACGGGCGGCTCGGCAACCGGCAGATCCTCGGCGCCTCGTATCTGCTGATGGGCGTCGGCGCGGCCGGCTTCGCGCTGGCGCCGAACTGGCCGCTCGCCCTGGCCGCGGCCCTGCTCGCGGGGCTGGGTTTCGGCGGCATCGACTACGGGCTCAACCAGTTGTTCGCCGTCGGCTTCGGCCATCGCTCGACCGCCATGCTCAACATCCTCAACGCACACTTCGGTATCGGCGCGATCCTCGGCCCGGCCGTGATCGGCCTGATCGGCTCCGAGCACTATCCGGCGGTCTTCCTCGTCTTCGCCGCCGCCAACCTGCCGCTGCTGCTCTGCCTCAGGGGCGTACGCGACCATGTGCCGCATCCCGCCACCGGCGAACCGGCGGGGGAGCGGGGCGGACGGCGGGTGCTCGGCCGCAGCCTCGGGTCCGTACTCGCCGTCTTCGTCACCCTCTACGTCCTGCACGTGGGCATCGAGGCGGGCGTCGGCGGCTGGGAGCCCACCCATCTGGAGACCGTCGGTTACGGCGCCGGGGCCGCCGCCACCGCAACCTCCGTGTACTGGCTGATGATGACCGTCGGCCGTTTCCTCGTGGCACCGGTCGCGCTCCGGTACTCGGCTCAGACCATCATCACGGTCTCGTGCGCGGGGATGACGGTCTGCCTGCTGCTGGCCGCCGTACCGGGGCTCGCCCCCTACGCGTACGCCGGTGTCGGGCTGTTCATCGCGCCGATCTTCCCCACCGGGCTGCCCTGGCTCAACAGGGCCGCCCCGAAGGCCCGTAGGGCCGGAGCGGTGGTCATCGCCGCGTCCATGGTCGGCGGAGTCGCGGCCGGACCCGCACTCGGCAAGGCCATCGAGTGGTCCGGCGTCCGTGCGGTGCCCCTCCTGCTGTGCGCGGTCTCGGCACTGTGCCTGACGGCGACGGTGTGGCTGATCCGTGCGACGCGGCCTGTCGACGCCGACGTCGGCTGA